A genomic segment from Micromonospora echinaurantiaca encodes:
- a CDS encoding class I SAM-dependent methyltransferase gives MSELSAAFVRLHARLAPVAFVPEVRLHQADEPIGLWELTEGEFRSAQPPPFWAFAWAGGQGLARYVTDHPELVAGRRVLDLAAGSGLVAIAAARAGAAAVRAVEVDELAVAAVTLNAEANGVRVDAELADVLDGDAGDAEVVLAGDVFYSEAMANRMLRFLLRAARSGARVLVGDPGRAFLPRDRFDELAGYDVPVPEALESVRVKRTTVWQLRPGRPGAAG, from the coding sequence GTGTCCGAGCTCTCCGCCGCCTTCGTCCGGCTGCACGCCCGCCTCGCGCCGGTCGCCTTCGTCCCCGAGGTGCGGCTGCACCAGGCGGACGAGCCGATCGGGCTCTGGGAACTGACCGAGGGCGAGTTCCGCAGCGCCCAGCCCCCGCCGTTCTGGGCCTTCGCCTGGGCTGGCGGGCAGGGGCTGGCCCGCTACGTCACCGACCACCCGGAGCTGGTCGCCGGCCGCCGGGTGCTCGACCTGGCCGCCGGCTCCGGGCTGGTGGCGATCGCCGCGGCCCGGGCCGGCGCCGCCGCCGTCCGCGCCGTCGAGGTCGACGAGCTGGCCGTCGCGGCGGTCACGCTCAACGCCGAGGCCAACGGGGTACGCGTCGACGCCGAGCTCGCCGACGTCCTGGACGGCGATGCCGGCGACGCCGAGGTGGTGCTCGCCGGGGACGTCTTCTACAGCGAGGCGATGGCCAACCGGATGCTGCGCTTCCTGCTGCGGGCCGCCCGGTCCGGGGCGCGGGTGCTGGTCGGCGACCCGGGCCGGGCGTTCCTGCCCCGGGACCGCTTCGACGAGCTGGCCGGCTACGACGTGCCGGTGCCGGAGGCGCTGGAGAGCGTCCGGGTGAAGCGCACCACGGTGTGGCAGCTGCGACCCGGCCGGCCGGGGGCGGCCGGCTAG
- a CDS encoding cytochrome P450, translated as MLFRSWAQAADASWPDVARVADHTGLEHLVVTRHALVREVLTDPVTYRPDNALDAVTPMPVAALRVLAGHRFRLPPTLANNSGASHPAIRAVVADALHPTRVAAQRPWLTDLVRGRVAALAAELDAGEPVDLYARLAADLPLLVLARLVELPDAPVGAVKEFARAALELFWAPLDADRQLALAAEVGRFHRVLREFAATGGGLAADLRAAGHPPDTVVGALFFLLVAGQETTSQFLTLLLHRLAGEPAVLAGLRAGAVRVADVVEEGLRLEPPIVTWRRVAATDTTLGGTAVPAGTSIVLWLARAGRDPATVDAPDEFRPGQRGSRRHLAFGAGAHRCVGDLLARMEAAVVVTEAAPLLTGVTVVRPPWCPDNLTFRMPDAFVIRRG; from the coding sequence GTGCTGTTCCGCAGCTGGGCGCAGGCCGCCGACGCGTCCTGGCCCGACGTGGCCCGGGTCGCCGACCACACCGGCCTCGAGCACCTGGTGGTCACCCGGCACGCGCTGGTCCGCGAGGTGCTCACCGACCCGGTGACCTACCGGCCGGACAACGCGCTGGACGCGGTGACGCCGATGCCGGTGGCCGCGCTGCGGGTGCTCGCCGGGCACCGGTTCCGGCTGCCGCCGACGCTGGCCAACAACTCCGGCGCCAGCCATCCGGCGATCCGGGCGGTCGTCGCCGACGCGCTGCACCCGACCCGGGTCGCCGCCCAGCGGCCCTGGCTGACCGACCTGGTCCGCGGCCGGGTAGCGGCGCTCGCCGCCGAGCTGGACGCCGGCGAACCGGTGGACCTCTACGCCCGGCTCGCCGCCGACCTGCCGCTGCTGGTGCTGGCCCGGCTGGTGGAACTGCCGGACGCGCCGGTCGGCGCGGTGAAGGAGTTCGCCCGGGCCGCGCTGGAGCTGTTCTGGGCGCCGCTGGACGCCGACCGGCAGCTCGCCCTCGCCGCCGAGGTGGGCCGGTTCCACCGGGTGCTGCGGGAGTTCGCGGCCACCGGCGGCGGGCTCGCCGCCGACCTGCGGGCCGCCGGCCACCCGCCCGACACGGTGGTCGGCGCGTTGTTCTTCCTGCTGGTCGCCGGCCAGGAGACCACCTCGCAGTTCCTCACCCTGCTGCTGCACCGGCTGGCCGGCGAGCCGGCCGTGCTGGCCGGCCTGCGCGCCGGCGCGGTGCGGGTCGCCGACGTGGTCGAGGAGGGGCTGCGGCTGGAGCCGCCGATCGTCACCTGGCGGCGGGTGGCCGCGACCGACACCACGCTGGGCGGGACGGCGGTGCCGGCGGGCACCAGCATCGTGCTCTGGCTGGCCCGCGCCGGCCGGGACCCGGCCACCGTGGACGCCCCCGACGAGTTCCGGCCCGGCCAGCGCGGGTCGCGCCGGCACCTGGCCTTCGGGGCGGGCGCGCACCGCTGCGTCGGCGACCTGCTGGCCCGGATGGAGGCGGCGGTGGTGGTCACCGAGGCGGCCCCGTTGCTGACCGGGGTGACGGTGGTCCGCCCGCCCTGGTGCCCGGACAACCTCACCTTCCGGATGCCCGACGCCTTCGTGATCCGCCGGGGCTGA
- a CDS encoding LysR family transcriptional regulator: protein MTSVPSVEDLRLVEALVRHGSLGAAGRELLISQPAASNRLAALERRVGERLFDRDTTGARPTPAGRALAADAAHVLGHLEAIFERTRAAARAGALTVGTFGSLAPWLFPPLQELLGDATVHQVTDHGDRLVEWVGEGSLDAAVVAIANQMRLPATATAVPLGHDRLAVLTPPGVELGSGRRPFAGADVVVFTYDMSSDALHRRLSELGARPRPAATAETAVRMGRLLRAPVVLPRALGVAYAEPAERVLPVAVPGRLTLFLVARRPTPPDLAAAVAGLPTRLGLQPAR from the coding sequence ATGACCTCGGTGCCCTCGGTTGAGGATCTGCGGCTGGTCGAGGCGCTCGTCCGGCACGGCTCGCTCGGGGCGGCCGGGCGGGAACTGCTGATCAGCCAGCCGGCCGCGAGCAACCGGCTGGCGGCGCTGGAGCGGCGGGTCGGCGAACGGCTCTTCGACCGGGACACCACCGGGGCGCGGCCGACGCCGGCCGGCCGGGCGCTGGCCGCCGACGCGGCGCACGTCCTCGGGCACCTCGAGGCGATCTTCGAGCGGACCAGGGCGGCGGCGCGGGCGGGCGCCCTCACCGTCGGCACCTTCGGCAGCCTCGCCCCCTGGCTGTTCCCGCCGTTGCAGGAGCTGCTCGGCGACGCCACGGTGCACCAGGTCACCGACCACGGCGACCGGTTGGTGGAGTGGGTCGGTGAGGGTTCGCTCGACGCGGCCGTCGTGGCGATCGCCAACCAGATGCGGCTGCCCGCCACGGCGACCGCGGTGCCCCTGGGGCACGACCGGCTGGCCGTCCTCACCCCGCCGGGCGTGGAGCTCGGCTCCGGCCGCCGGCCGTTCGCCGGCGCCGACGTGGTCGTCTTCACCTACGACATGTCGTCCGACGCGCTGCACCGCCGGCTCTCCGAACTGGGCGCCCGCCCGCGCCCGGCGGCCACCGCGGAGACGGCGGTACGGATGGGCCGGCTGCTGCGCGCCCCGGTGGTCCTGCCCCGCGCGCTGGGCGTCGCCTACGCCGAGCCGGCGGAACGGGTGCTGCCGGTGGCGGTGCCGGGCCGGCTCACCCTCTTCCTGGTCGCCCGCCGGCCCACGCCGCCCGACCTGGCGGCGGCGGTGGCCGGCCTGCCCACCCGCCTCGGTCTCCAGCCGGCGCGGTGA
- a CDS encoding MFS transporter, whose translation MTFRRDIAAMLTTTFLTWLGQRTTAVALPLVALAETGSAWTTGLVGGAVGLPMLTSAWWARGLRQRLTTGRALAGVLAVGVLGLLVVPVGAALGTVGPIHLAAAGLVTGGATALGGPGQRALLADIGDRSGPGVAARMLAWQDFAHRATMIVAPPLAGWAITAGGPYLLLWAEAAGVGLGAVALLTVRGTAAAGTAGRTTGAPALRHVLARHPEIRRAVTMSGVGGLAWFAFTLGLAILGAETGRPGLLVSAGMTGYGLGSLTGALLAPVLVPRLPALGTMATGWLVLGATFVALPAVTSSLVLIGALAAAGGFAMPLGIGAVNRLISTRTAGPERRAAFAAESLVHDGAVSIGLLAGGAVIGLAGAGATLVVAGAAQIAVALLAAPWLIPLPAHRPAAPPAPVERDRVAV comes from the coding sequence GTGACCTTCCGACGCGACATCGCCGCCATGCTGACCACGACGTTCCTCACCTGGCTGGGGCAGCGCACCACCGCCGTCGCGCTCCCCCTGGTCGCGCTCGCCGAGACCGGGTCCGCCTGGACCACCGGCCTGGTCGGCGGGGCGGTCGGGCTGCCCATGCTCACCTCGGCCTGGTGGGCCCGGGGCCTGCGGCAGCGGCTGACCACCGGCCGGGCGCTCGCCGGGGTGCTCGCCGTCGGGGTGCTCGGACTGCTGGTCGTGCCGGTCGGCGCCGCGCTCGGCACGGTCGGCCCGATCCACCTGGCCGCCGCCGGGCTGGTCACCGGTGGCGCCACGGCGCTCGGCGGGCCGGGCCAACGGGCGCTGCTCGCCGACATCGGCGACCGGTCCGGCCCCGGCGTCGCCGCCCGCATGCTCGCCTGGCAGGACTTCGCGCACCGCGCCACGATGATCGTGGCGCCGCCGCTGGCCGGTTGGGCGATCACCGCCGGCGGCCCGTACCTGCTGCTCTGGGCGGAGGCGGCGGGGGTCGGCCTCGGCGCGGTAGCGCTGCTGACCGTACGCGGCACGGCCGCCGCCGGCACCGCCGGCCGGACCACCGGCGCGCCGGCCCTCCGGCACGTCCTCGCCCGGCACCCGGAGATCCGTCGCGCGGTGACCATGAGCGGCGTCGGTGGCCTCGCCTGGTTTGCCTTCACCCTCGGGCTCGCCATCCTGGGCGCCGAGACCGGCCGGCCCGGGCTGCTCGTCTCGGCCGGCATGACCGGTTACGGACTGGGCTCGCTCACCGGCGCGCTCCTGGCACCGGTGCTGGTGCCGCGCCTGCCGGCACTGGGCACCATGGCCACCGGCTGGCTCGTGCTCGGCGCGACCTTCGTCGCCCTGCCCGCCGTCACCTCGTCGCTCGTCCTGATCGGCGCCCTGGCCGCCGCCGGCGGTTTCGCCATGCCGCTCGGCATCGGCGCGGTGAACCGGTTGATCAGCACCCGCACCGCCGGCCCGGAACGGCGGGCCGCGTTCGCCGCGGAGAGCCTGGTGCACGACGGGGCGGTGTCGATCGGCCTGCTCGCCGGCGGGGCGGTCATCGGCCTGGCCGGCGCGGGCGCGACCCTGGTCGTCGCCGGCGCCGCCCAGATCGCCGTCGCGCTCCTCGCCGCGCCGTGGCTGATCCCGCTACCCGCTCACCGGCCAGCCGCGCCGCCGGCCCCAGTCGAGCGGGACCGGGTAGCGGTGTGA
- a CDS encoding ATP-binding cassette domain-containing protein: protein MITLRGLTKRFGRTTAVDDLTVDIAPGRVTGFLGPNGAGKSTTMRMVLGLDRPTAGRALIDGRAYRELRRPLREVGALLDARAIHPARAGRAHLLAMARSNGLPVRRVDEVLDTVGLDARAAAKPGRTLSLGMAQRLGIAGALLGDPPVLMFDEPVNGLDPDGVRWVRQLMRSLAGEGRTVFVSSHLMSEMQLTADRLVVIGRGRLLADAPIDEVIAGSPVAVRVRSPHPAGLAALAERLTAAGAAVDPAGPDELTVTGATTDRIGDLAYELGVRLHELSPHGASLEQAFMELTAGSVEYAGTPTGGTDR, encoded by the coding sequence ATGATCACATTACGTGGGTTGACCAAGCGGTTCGGGCGGACGACGGCCGTCGACGACCTGACCGTCGACATCGCACCCGGCCGGGTCACCGGCTTCCTCGGCCCCAACGGCGCGGGCAAGTCCACCACCATGCGCATGGTCCTCGGGCTGGACCGGCCCACCGCCGGGCGGGCGCTGATCGACGGCCGGGCCTACCGGGAGCTGCGCCGACCGCTGCGCGAGGTCGGCGCGCTGCTGGACGCCCGGGCCATCCACCCGGCCCGCGCCGGCCGGGCCCACCTGCTGGCGATGGCCCGCAGCAACGGCCTGCCCGTCCGCCGGGTGGACGAGGTGCTCGACACCGTCGGGCTGGACGCCCGCGCCGCGGCCAAGCCCGGCCGGACCCTCTCGCTCGGCATGGCGCAGCGGCTGGGCATCGCCGGCGCCCTGCTCGGCGACCCGCCGGTGCTGATGTTCGACGAGCCGGTCAACGGCCTCGACCCGGACGGGGTGCGCTGGGTCCGGCAGCTGATGCGGTCGCTGGCCGGCGAGGGCCGGACAGTCTTCGTCTCCAGTCACCTGATGAGCGAGATGCAGCTCACCGCCGACCGGCTGGTGGTGATCGGCCGGGGCCGGCTGCTCGCCGACGCGCCGATCGACGAGGTGATCGCGGGCAGCCCGGTGGCGGTACGGGTGCGCAGCCCGCACCCGGCCGGCCTGGCCGCGCTCGCCGAGCGGCTCACCGCCGCCGGGGCCGCCGTCGACCCGGCCGGCCCGGACGAGCTGACCGTCACCGGCGCCACCACCGACCGGATCGGCGACCTGGCGTACGAGCTGGGGGTGCGGCTGCACGAGCTGAGCCCGCACGGGGCCTCGCTGGAGCAGGCCTTCATGGAGTTGACCGCCGGCAGCGTCGAGTACGCCGGCACCCCGACCGGAGGGACCGACCGATGA
- a CDS encoding ABC transporter permease subunit, whose translation MNTIGAEWTKVWSVRSTWWTLLAGLLVTAATAGQLAIYAANANTNDDPADDPGVVTVGSVVIGSVELTQYAVLALGLLVITSEFTSGTIRTTLQCTPSRGRVLLAKAAVTGAVTFALGLLLGAVGAAVARPVLGRWGTAPAAETLADIAAVAVYLALVGVLALGLAAALRSAVLTLTVLVATLMIVPLSLQEPDIEVLNRIADAFPGVAGAHFLAGDTDPYPAAVGLLLLAGWSAAALALGRFALRRRDA comes from the coding sequence ATGAACACGATCGGCGCCGAATGGACCAAGGTGTGGTCGGTCCGCTCCACCTGGTGGACTTTGCTGGCCGGGCTGCTGGTCACCGCCGCGACCGCCGGCCAGCTCGCCATCTACGCCGCCAACGCGAACACCAACGACGACCCGGCCGACGACCCCGGCGTCGTCACCGTCGGCAGCGTCGTGATCGGCTCGGTCGAGCTGACCCAGTACGCCGTGCTGGCGCTCGGCCTGCTCGTGATCACCAGCGAGTTCACCAGCGGCACCATCCGTACGACTCTGCAGTGCACCCCGTCGCGCGGCCGCGTACTGCTGGCGAAGGCCGCGGTGACCGGGGCGGTGACCTTCGCGCTCGGCCTGCTGCTCGGCGCGGTCGGCGCGGCGGTGGCCCGGCCGGTGCTGGGCCGCTGGGGCACCGCGCCGGCCGCCGAGACGCTCGCCGACATCGCGGCGGTGGCGGTCTACCTGGCGCTGGTCGGGGTGCTCGCGCTGGGCCTGGCCGCGGCGCTGCGCAGCGCGGTGCTCACGCTGACCGTGTTGGTCGCCACCCTGATGATCGTGCCGCTGTCGTTGCAGGAGCCGGACATCGAGGTGCTGAACCGGATCGCCGACGCCTTCCCCGGGGTGGCCGGGGCGCACTTCCTGGCCGGCGACACCGACCCCTATCCGGCGGCCGTCGGGCTGCTGCTGCTCGCCGGGTGGTCCGCCGCCGCGCTGGCCCTGGGCCGGTTCGCGCTGCGCCGGCGGGACGCCTGA
- a CDS encoding response regulator, protein MSTDSTPSGPVRVVLADDEAMIRAGVRAILAADPEIEVVAEAGDGRAAVELVRAHRPSVALLDIRMPKLDGLSAAAEIRRLVPQTATVMLTTFGEDDHVARALGHGASGFLLKAGDPRELIAGVRAVADGGAYLSPRVARRVIELGGGRLARRPAARDRLAGLTDREREVLALVGAGLSNAEIARRLHLVEGTVKSYLTSIFTRLEVRNRVQAAILAYEAGLVEPVG, encoded by the coding sequence GTGAGCACCGACAGCACCCCGAGCGGCCCGGTGCGGGTCGTCCTCGCCGACGACGAGGCGATGATCCGGGCCGGCGTCCGGGCCATCCTCGCCGCGGACCCGGAGATCGAGGTGGTCGCCGAGGCCGGCGACGGCCGGGCGGCGGTGGAACTGGTCCGGGCGCACCGGCCGAGCGTGGCCCTGCTGGACATCCGGATGCCGAAGCTGGACGGGCTCAGCGCCGCCGCCGAGATCCGCCGGCTGGTGCCGCAGACCGCCACGGTCATGCTGACCACCTTCGGCGAGGACGACCACGTCGCCCGGGCGCTCGGCCACGGGGCGAGCGGTTTCCTGCTCAAGGCCGGCGACCCGCGCGAGCTGATCGCCGGGGTGCGGGCGGTCGCCGACGGCGGCGCGTACCTGTCGCCGCGGGTGGCCCGCCGGGTGATCGAGCTGGGCGGCGGGCGGCTGGCCCGGCGCCCCGCCGCCCGGGACCGGCTGGCCGGGCTCACCGACCGGGAGCGGGAGGTGCTGGCGCTGGTCGGGGCGGGGCTGTCCAACGCCGAGATCGCCCGCCGGCTGCACCTGGTGGAGGGAACCGTGAAGAGCTACCTGACCAGCATCTTCACCCGGCTCGAGGTGCGTAACCGGGTGCAGGCGGCGATCCTCGCGTACGAGGCGGGGCTGGTCGAGCCGGTCGGCTGA
- a CDS encoding sensor histidine kinase, with the protein MESWWAARMGGGRWSRADQRRLAGDAALWLVTAAPIGYAGVTPPHSGRDTMLTVCALLVLTAAVGVSRRWPVAALVMAVLGSLLNGNFLFAIPVFSYLAGRRSATATPAAVAFVALAAGGTVLNLGLLGAGAATWFLLASVLLFAGVFPWLVGRYRRQQHELIEAGRWHAEALVREERGAAERIRLRERARIAQEMHDSLGHDLSLIALRAAALEVAADLDQRHRAAAGELRASVATATERLHEIIGLLREEGGASSTRPAEESVAELVDGAREAGMAVRLAATPDAAELPARVRHAAHRVVREALTNAARYAPGAAVDVRLARAGDRIEVAVVNAPPPAGPLPGPPSHGSGLLALAERVRLAGGSLDAGPRPDGGFVVRAGLPVTGPVAVDSTGPADEPARVDPGRAARPAAGGDRTGRAEPPERPAEAERRLRDARRRVRRSLLAALGAPVGLALVLSLVYYPVATAGTVLDQATFDAMRVGTVRAELTGLPRRQLDRPAGAGTAGCEYYTDGNFPLAQPTWRLCFADGRLVSKERINQ; encoded by the coding sequence GTGGAGAGCTGGTGGGCGGCCCGGATGGGCGGCGGGCGGTGGTCGCGCGCCGATCAACGGCGGTTGGCCGGCGACGCCGCCCTGTGGCTGGTGACCGCCGCGCCGATCGGGTACGCGGGGGTGACCCCGCCGCATTCCGGGCGGGACACCATGCTGACGGTCTGCGCGTTGCTCGTGCTCACCGCCGCGGTCGGGGTGAGCCGGCGGTGGCCGGTGGCCGCCCTGGTCATGGCGGTGCTCGGGTCGCTGCTGAACGGCAACTTCCTCTTCGCGATCCCGGTGTTCAGCTATCTGGCGGGGCGTCGCAGCGCCACCGCCACGCCGGCCGCCGTCGCCTTCGTCGCGCTCGCGGCCGGCGGCACGGTGCTCAACCTGGGGCTGCTCGGCGCCGGCGCGGCCACCTGGTTCCTGCTCGCCTCGGTGCTGCTCTTCGCCGGGGTGTTCCCGTGGCTGGTCGGCCGGTACCGGCGCCAGCAGCACGAGCTGATCGAGGCGGGCCGTTGGCACGCCGAGGCGTTGGTCCGGGAGGAGCGCGGTGCCGCCGAGCGGATCCGGCTGCGGGAGCGCGCCCGGATCGCCCAGGAGATGCACGACTCGCTCGGCCACGACCTCAGCCTGATCGCGTTGCGCGCCGCCGCCCTGGAGGTCGCCGCGGATCTCGACCAGCGGCACCGGGCCGCCGCCGGGGAGCTGCGGGCCAGCGTCGCCACCGCCACCGAACGGTTGCACGAGATCATCGGGCTGCTCCGCGAGGAGGGCGGCGCCAGCTCCACCCGACCGGCGGAGGAAAGCGTGGCGGAGTTGGTCGACGGCGCCCGGGAGGCGGGCATGGCAGTCCGGCTGGCCGCGACTCCCGACGCGGCCGAGCTGCCGGCGCGGGTCCGGCACGCCGCGCACCGGGTGGTTCGCGAGGCGCTGACCAACGCGGCCCGGTACGCCCCCGGCGCCGCGGTCGACGTGCGGCTCGCCCGGGCCGGCGACCGGATCGAGGTGGCCGTGGTCAACGCGCCGCCGCCGGCCGGCCCGCTGCCCGGCCCGCCGTCGCACGGCAGCGGGCTGCTCGCGCTCGCCGAGCGGGTACGCCTCGCCGGCGGGTCCCTCGACGCCGGCCCGCGGCCCGACGGCGGCTTCGTCGTACGCGCCGGGCTGCCGGTCACCGGTCCGGTCGCAGTCGACTCGACCGGGCCGGCGGACGAGCCGGCCCGGGTGGACCCGGGCCGGGCGGCTCGTCCGGCTGCCGGCGGTGACCGGACCGGCCGGGCGGAGCCGCCGGAGCGGCCGGCCGAGGCGGAGCGGCGGCTGCGCGACGCCCGGCGACGGGTCCGGCGCAGCCTGCTGGCCGCGCTCGGGGCGCCGGTCGGCCTCGCCCTGGTGCTCTCCCTCGTCTACTACCCGGTGGCGACCGCCGGGACGGTGCTGGACCAGGCCACCTTCGACGCGATGCGGGTCGGCACGGTCCGGGCGGAGCTGACCGGGCTGCCCCGCCGCCAGCTCGACCGGCCCGCCGGCGCCGGAACGGCCGGCTGCGAGTACTACACCGACGGAAACTTCCCATTGGCCCAGCCGACCTGGCGACTCTGCTTCGCCGACGGCCGGCTGGTCAGCAAGGAGCGGATCAACCAGTGA
- the bioD gene encoding dethiobiotin synthase → MTEPWRGPVLVTGTDTEVGKTVVTAAIAAAAQAAGLRVAVVKPGQTGTATGEPGDVDHVTRLAAPLTGRTLASFPDPLAPLAAARVAELEPLELYTAVDAVREEADKHDLVLVEGAGGLLVPMGLRPSGEPWTVADLAVSLGAPAVVVARAGLGTLNHTALTLEALDRRAVPAGVVVGAWPTEPELVHWSNLTDLVPNLLGAVPAGAGAMDPGVFRRSAPGWLTPALYGVLDDWRAWAEEIS, encoded by the coding sequence ATGACCGAGCCGTGGCGGGGACCGGTGCTGGTCACCGGCACCGACACCGAGGTCGGCAAGACCGTGGTGACCGCGGCGATCGCGGCCGCCGCGCAGGCGGCCGGCCTGCGGGTCGCGGTGGTCAAGCCCGGCCAGACCGGTACGGCCACCGGCGAGCCCGGCGACGTCGACCACGTGACCCGGCTGGCGGCCCCACTGACCGGCCGCACCCTGGCCAGCTTCCCCGATCCGCTGGCCCCGCTGGCCGCGGCCCGGGTCGCCGAGCTGGAGCCGCTGGAGCTGTACACCGCCGTCGACGCTGTCCGCGAGGAGGCCGACAAGCACGACCTGGTGCTGGTCGAGGGCGCCGGCGGGCTGCTGGTGCCGATGGGGCTGCGCCCGTCGGGAGAGCCGTGGACGGTGGCCGACCTGGCCGTCTCGCTGGGCGCCCCGGCGGTGGTGGTGGCCCGGGCCGGGCTGGGCACGCTCAACCACACGGCGCTCACCCTGGAGGCGCTGGACCGCCGGGCGGTGCCGGCCGGGGTGGTCGTCGGCGCCTGGCCCACCGAGCCGGAGCTGGTGCACTGGTCCAACCTCACCGACCTGGTGCCGAACCTGCTCGGCGCGGTGCCCGCCGGCGCCGGCGCGATGGACCCGGGGGTGTTCCGGCGGTCCGCGCCGGGCTGGCTCACCCCGGCGCTCTACGGGGTGCTCGACGACTGGCGGGCCTGGGCCGAGGAGATCAGCTGA
- a CDS encoding 8-amino-7-oxononanoate synthase, giving the protein MADWLAALHRRAELRAKAGLTRRLRPRAAGDAVVDLAGNDYLGLATDPEVTAAAGRALAAYGLGATGSRLVRGSTDAHHALEDALADWLGTDRALVFSSGYLANLGAVRALVQPRTLLVSDAHNHASLIDGCRISGAETVVTPHNDVAAVAAALAAAPGRPAVVVTESVFSVDGDLAPLAELHAVARRHGALLLVDDAHALGVVGPAGAGGVSAAGLAGEPDVVVTATLSKALGGAGGVVAGPAEFVRHLVETGRTFIFDTALPPAVAAGVHAAVARARAGDGSRAEIAERAALAVRRLRAAGLHVSEPDAAVVSVTAPGPEAATAWAADCRDRGVAVGCFRPPSTPDSRSRLRLTIGAGVPRADFERALEVIVECAP; this is encoded by the coding sequence GTGGCGGACTGGCTGGCGGCGCTGCACCGCCGCGCCGAGCTGCGGGCGAAGGCGGGACTGACCCGCCGGCTGCGGCCGCGCGCGGCCGGCGACGCCGTGGTCGACCTGGCCGGCAACGACTACCTCGGCCTGGCCACCGACCCCGAGGTCACCGCCGCGGCCGGCCGGGCGCTCGCGGCGTACGGGCTGGGGGCCACCGGGTCGCGGCTGGTGCGTGGCTCCACCGACGCCCACCACGCGCTGGAGGACGCCCTCGCCGACTGGCTCGGCACCGACCGGGCCCTGGTCTTCTCCTCCGGCTACCTGGCCAACCTCGGCGCGGTCCGGGCGCTGGTGCAGCCCCGTACGCTGCTCGTCTCCGACGCGCACAACCACGCCTCGCTGATCGACGGCTGCCGGATCTCCGGCGCGGAGACCGTGGTGACCCCGCACAACGACGTGGCAGCGGTGGCCGCCGCGCTGGCCGCCGCGCCCGGCCGGCCGGCGGTGGTGGTCACCGAGTCGGTGTTCTCCGTCGACGGCGACCTCGCTCCACTGGCCGAGCTGCACGCGGTCGCCCGCCGGCACGGCGCGCTGCTGCTGGTCGACGACGCGCACGCGCTCGGGGTCGTCGGCCCGGCCGGGGCCGGCGGGGTGTCCGCCGCCGGGCTCGCCGGCGAGCCGGACGTGGTGGTCACCGCCACCCTGTCCAAGGCCCTCGGCGGCGCCGGCGGGGTGGTCGCCGGACCGGCCGAGTTCGTCCGCCACCTGGTGGAGACCGGGCGCACCTTCATCTTCGACACCGCGCTGCCCCCGGCGGTCGCCGCCGGGGTGCACGCCGCCGTGGCGCGGGCCCGGGCCGGGGACGGCTCGCGGGCCGAGATCGCCGAGCGGGCCGCGCTCGCGGTGCGCCGGCTGCGCGCCGCCGGACTGCACGTCTCCGAACCGGACGCGGCGGTCGTCTCGGTGACCGCGCCCGGCCCGGAGGCCGCGACGGCCTGGGCGGCGGACTGCCGGGACCGCGGCGTGGCGGTCGGCTGCTTCCGCCCGCCGTCGACCCCGGACAGCCGGTCCCGGCTGCGGCTCACCATCGGCGCCGGGGTGCCCCGGGCGGACTTCGAGCGGGCCCTGGAGGTCATCGTGGAGTGTGCGCCGTGA